In one Novipirellula artificiosorum genomic region, the following are encoded:
- a CDS encoding DUF1254 domain-containing protein, translating into MKNPTRFIVALVAVIACNTMLPSASAQTVQETYLGKLEFQGQTITKETAELLHRRILQQRATQLVTWAMPMMNFETLYPALLSNFKTSNGLDLSDTDIFFGLYDGYDGVYPYMTANVTTPYTLAMSDLSKTGPVVVDLPPGAIYGVVDNAWMQPIHEINGKPGKLLLVGPGQNYPKNFDGKIIQSDTFRVLYFYRALGTGDEAKKLRTAVKAYKLSEADNPPKTKFIKYDPKPGDKVELNTQPRDMRFWELVNTYVQREPMADRDRFFYAWLKDVGIEKGKPFKPTAQQKEILQQGLDVGMAMSQAISFNKTREMFPTSLYGKDSGFEDAMAGMNPKIDLPTYSQFNERASYGFEATTTSAGMVSRVAGQGSAYLGSYYDADDKALMGGNNYKLHVGPNPPAANFWSVTVYDIENRLIIRNEIKRSDRSSRTEGLIKNDDGSVDLYFGPTAPEGKEVNWVQTNKGQSFFVYLRLYGPEQAYFDQTFPMSKIEKVK; encoded by the coding sequence ATGAAAAACCCAACACGATTCATCGTAGCTTTGGTTGCCGTCATCGCGTGCAACACCATGCTGCCGAGTGCTTCGGCTCAAACCGTTCAAGAAACTTATCTGGGTAAACTTGAATTTCAGGGCCAGACCATTACCAAAGAGACGGCGGAGCTTTTGCATCGCCGGATTCTTCAGCAGCGAGCCACTCAACTGGTCACTTGGGCGATGCCGATGATGAATTTCGAAACGCTTTATCCGGCACTGCTCAGCAATTTTAAGACCTCCAACGGGTTGGATCTGTCTGACACCGACATCTTCTTTGGCCTCTATGACGGTTACGACGGCGTCTATCCCTACATGACCGCGAACGTGACCACCCCTTACACGCTCGCAATGTCGGACCTGTCGAAGACCGGGCCTGTGGTCGTTGACCTGCCGCCCGGGGCGATCTACGGCGTGGTCGATAACGCGTGGATGCAGCCCATCCACGAGATCAATGGTAAGCCGGGAAAACTGTTGCTGGTTGGGCCGGGGCAGAATTACCCAAAGAACTTCGATGGCAAAATCATCCAATCCGACACCTTCCGAGTGCTCTACTTCTACCGTGCGCTCGGCACCGGGGATGAAGCCAAGAAACTCAGGACAGCCGTGAAGGCCTATAAATTGTCGGAAGCCGACAATCCGCCGAAGACCAAGTTCATTAAGTACGACCCGAAGCCGGGTGACAAGGTCGAGCTCAACACCCAGCCACGCGACATGCGGTTCTGGGAACTGGTGAACACCTATGTTCAGCGTGAACCGATGGCGGATCGCGACCGCTTCTTCTACGCCTGGCTCAAGGACGTCGGCATCGAAAAAGGAAAACCGTTCAAGCCGACTGCTCAGCAGAAAGAGATTCTGCAGCAAGGCCTGGACGTTGGCATGGCCATGTCGCAAGCGATCTCCTTCAACAAAACCAGGGAGATGTTCCCAACATCACTCTATGGCAAGGACTCCGGTTTTGAAGACGCGATGGCCGGGATGAATCCGAAAATCGATCTGCCGACGTACTCGCAGTTCAACGAGCGGGCATCCTACGGTTTCGAGGCGACCACCACGTCGGCCGGCATGGTCTCGCGGGTGGCAGGCCAAGGTTCAGCCTATCTGGGAAGTTACTACGATGCCGACGACAAAGCATTGATGGGGGGCAACAATTACAAGCTCCACGTCGGTCCCAATCCACCGGCAGCCAACTTTTGGTCAGTTACCGTCTATGACATCGAGAATCGATTGATCATCCGCAACGAAATCAAACGGTCGGACCGTTCATCCCGCACCGAAGGTCTGATCAAGAACGACGACGGCTCAGTGGATCTGTACTTTGGACCGACCGCCCCCGAGGGCAAAGAAGTGAACTGGGTCCAGACCAACAAAGGCCAGTCCTTCTTCGTCTACCTGAGGCTCTATGGTCCAGAGCAAGCTTACTTCGACCAAACGTTCCCGATGAGCAAGATCGAGAAAGTGAAATAG
- a CDS encoding DUF1254 domain-containing protein has protein sequence MKSLTVLALAVLAAVRMAASVQADDAGENKNLFKSPGAKQAAKDFKPAPDKMETNFGSLEFEGGSFPTEASTQKIYDEMDRQRATQAYMDFYPSLSLYSIVKSQIRDFGFKSASDVGVMADFMTPSENYLTGNNITVYAFASIDLKVDGPTVVEIPPGMYGNANDAAFKYLTDFGPTGPDKAKGGKYLFLPPGFKGETPKGYFVFRSPGYRIWAMMRGFGEVGNGDQAVKWFKDRLKVYPLATGPREHTAVNCSGIGANTLPPEDGSVFTMLNEIIQYEPTELFDKELLGRLATLGIEKGKPFKPDQRMQGIFDTAAKQGVAMSRAIVYASRDPEINYWPNRHWEKMFIRNTEFVADGHNDIDARTLWHYQAICVSPNLLSTTAGVGTSYLTAFRDKEGVYLLGDKIYRLRVPAKPPVKRFWAVTAYDPISRSLLGSGGNINVGSTGKPEVNDDGSVDIYFGPKKPEGKKNWIKTDPDKGFFVVFRFYGPLEGYIEKSWILNDFELLE, from the coding sequence ATGAAATCACTCACCGTCCTCGCTCTGGCCGTCCTCGCGGCGGTTCGTATGGCAGCGTCGGTGCAGGCTGACGATGCTGGAGAAAACAAAAACCTCTTCAAGAGCCCCGGAGCGAAACAGGCAGCCAAGGATTTCAAACCGGCCCCCGACAAGATGGAAACCAACTTTGGCAGCCTGGAGTTCGAAGGCGGTTCGTTTCCGACAGAAGCCTCGACGCAGAAGATCTACGACGAGATGGATCGGCAGCGCGCCACCCAGGCGTATATGGATTTCTATCCGTCGCTCTCACTCTACAGCATCGTCAAATCGCAGATTCGCGACTTCGGGTTCAAGTCCGCTTCGGACGTCGGCGTCATGGCCGACTTCATGACACCGAGTGAGAACTACCTGACCGGAAACAACATCACGGTCTATGCCTTTGCCTCCATCGACTTGAAAGTCGACGGCCCCACCGTCGTGGAGATCCCGCCGGGAATGTATGGCAATGCCAACGACGCCGCTTTCAAATACCTCACCGACTTCGGCCCCACCGGACCGGACAAGGCCAAGGGCGGCAAGTACCTGTTCCTGCCGCCAGGTTTCAAAGGCGAAACTCCAAAAGGTTATTTTGTGTTCCGCTCACCGGGCTACCGGATCTGGGCGATGATGCGCGGCTTCGGCGAAGTTGGCAATGGCGATCAGGCCGTGAAATGGTTCAAGGATCGCTTGAAGGTTTACCCTTTGGCCACAGGCCCGCGGGAACACACCGCAGTCAATTGCTCCGGTATCGGTGCCAATACTCTGCCTCCCGAAGATGGCTCGGTGTTCACGATGTTGAACGAGATCATCCAGTACGAGCCGACGGAATTGTTCGACAAAGAATTGTTGGGACGACTGGCCACGTTGGGGATCGAAAAGGGCAAGCCCTTCAAACCGGACCAGCGGATGCAAGGCATCTTCGACACGGCAGCCAAACAGGGTGTCGCCATGTCGCGGGCAATCGTCTACGCATCGCGCGATCCGGAAATTAATTATTGGCCGAATCGGCATTGGGAAAAAATGTTCATTCGCAACACCGAGTTCGTCGCTGACGGCCACAACGACATCGACGCCCGAACCCTCTGGCACTATCAGGCGATTTGCGTTTCACCGAACCTGCTTTCTACCACTGCGGGTGTGGGGACTTCTTACTTGACCGCGTTCAGAGACAAAGAAGGCGTCTATCTTCTTGGCGACAAGATCTATCGTTTGCGTGTGCCGGCCAAGCCTCCCGTCAAACGCTTCTGGGCAGTGACGGCCTATGACCCAATCAGCCGGAGCCTGCTCGGTTCGGGAGGAAACATCAACGTCGGCAGCACGGGCAAACCTGAAGTTAATGACGATGGCTCCGTGGACATTTACTTCGGCCCGAAAAAGCCTGAAGGCAAAAAGAACTGGATCAAGACAGATCCTGACAAGGGATTCTTCGTGGTCTTCAGGTTCTATGGCCCACTGGAAGGCTACATCGAAAAGTCATGGATCCTCAACGACTTCGAACTGTTGGAATAG